One genomic segment of Mytilus galloprovincialis chromosome 5, xbMytGall1.hap1.1, whole genome shotgun sequence includes these proteins:
- the LOC143074617 gene encoding uncharacterized protein LOC143074617, whose amino-acid sequence MVPSVYALLLIVTHSVMCQKNEDEWFDTLKNQGSACKKNTCRRNDDTCECYLTIEHRLTMMNEKDKILLLPSKGRFMPFNNTNTNYTEAEENEFISADGYGSRIVIAINRRFPGPPITAYENQKIFVHMRNLMHTESTTIHFHGMHQKQTPWSDGVAFVTQCPILPGQTYTYFFYAKPFGTSFYHAHIGDQRSAGLYGPLIIIPLSSSNISTPQDNINENVHTVTIQDWNHFDDPETLYQRSRFGIFDLQKNKAVDATSDISGAKYSGFHCHSGLINGKGRFYSSLNTHNQAPLTKFDVEPHSVYRFRVISAATLYPFRVYIQGHNVIRIVSSDGFEIKPLEVESLIIHPGERIDFLVTTDKVSRSYLLIAETLEKEPELLNQYHAAEAIIYYTDGSENLNPPKASPNTCTVKKKCKIFNCPFLYYPKSDNRICLTWNDATSIDPNSNINDVKGKAIERFYNFAFPGENGNFPGSVNGHQFLPPTVAAYAEWDKVEHNCGKCNDTTICECTYYDTIGRGNNNQVYQFVLTNIGMGAGWSHPIHLHGHSFYVMKIGFASYNSITGQLNSNGGQDQQDIICRDGKNFCSNANWLNTSWANGNHPALNWNSPPQKDTIILPTGGYVIIRFRADNPGVWFFHCHIDIHNTGGMGMMINESPRYHQEVPDNFPRCKSYLVKDATVQRTVQQPSTQRPVTQRPNTQSPNKISGCETTTLPPSLRICFITTLFLNGYMI is encoded by the coding sequence ATGGTGCCTTCAGTCTATGCCCTCCTTTTGATAGTAACACATAGTGTTATGTGTCAAAAAAACGAGGATGAATGGTTTGACACACTAAAGAATCAAGGTTCAGCTTGTAAGAAAAACACCTGCAGACGAAATGATGACACATGTGAATGCTATTTAACAATAGAGCACAGATTGACCATGAtgaatgaaaaagataaaattcTACTTCTACCTTCTAAAGGAAGATTCATGCCATTcaacaatacaaatacaaattacACCGAAGCAGAAGAAAATGAGTTTATTAGTGCAGACGGATACGGATCTCGTATTGTCATTGCTATCAATCGTCGCTTCCCAGGTCCACCAATTACGGCATACGAAAATCAAAAGATATTTGTACATATGCGTAATCTGATGCACACAGAGAGTACAACAATACATTTCCATGGTATGCACCAAAAACAGACTCCATGGTCAGATGGGGTCGCCTTTGTAACACAGTGTCCAATTTTACCTGGACAAACATACACATACTTTTTTTATGCTAAGCCTTTTGGCACAAGTTTTTACCACGCACACATCGGAGATCAAAGAAGTGCGGGGCTATATGGGCCGTTGATCATTATACCATTATCATCTTCTAATATATCGACGCCTCAAGATAACATCAACGAAAATGTTCACACAGTTACAATCCAGGACTGGAATCATTTTGATGATCCAGAAACATTGTACCAACGTTCACGCTTTGGTATATTTGACTTGCAAAAAAACAAAGCTGTTGATGCGACATCCGATATATCAGGAGCTAAATACAGTGGATTCCACTGTCATTCTGGTCTTATTAATGGAAAGGGTCGTTTTTACTCTTCATTGAACACACACAACCAAGCACCACTCACCAAGTTTGATGTCGAACCACATAGTGTTTATCGATTTAGAGTAATTAGTGCTGCTACCTTGTATCCATTCCGTGTCTATATACAAGGTCATAATGTCATCCGTATTGTTTCATCCGATGGATTTGAAATAAAGCCACTGGAAGTTGAATCATTGATAATTCATCCAGGAGAAAGAATTGACTTTTTGGTAACTACAGACAAGGTTTCAAGAAGCTATCTGTTGATTGCTGAAACTTTAGAAAAAGAACCGGAACTTCTAAATCAATACCATGCAGCTGAGGCTATTATTTATTACACAGATGGCTCTGAAAATTTAAATCCTCCCAAGGCGTCACCAAATACGTGTACTGTGAAgaagaaatgtaaaatatttaattgcCCTTTTTTATACTATCCAAAGTCAGACAACCGAATATGCCTTACATGGAACGATGCGACATCAATAGACCCAAATTCAAATATCAACGATGTTAAGGGAAAAGCCATCGAGCGATTTTACAATTTTGCTTTCCCAGGGGAAAATGGCAACTTTCCAGGTTCTGTAAACGGACATCAGTTTTTACCTCCCACTGTAGCTGCATATGCCGAATGGGATAAAGTTGAACATAACTGCGGAAAATGTAATGACACAACCATTTGTGAATGCACATACTACGATACAATAGGTAGAGGGAATAATAACCAAGTATATCAGTTTGTTCTGACAAACATTGGAATGGGTGCAGGCTGGTCACACCCAATTCATTTACATGGTCATTCATTTTATGTTATGAAAATAGGATTTGCCTCTTATAATTCTATCACTGGTCAATTGAACTCAAATGGGGGTCAAGATCAACAAGATATCATATGCCGAGACGGAAAAAACTTTTGTTCCAATGCAAATTGGCTAAACACTTCTTGGGCAAACGGCAATCATCCTGCGTTAAATTGGAATAGCCCACCACAGAAAGACACCATTATATTACCAACAGGAGGATATGTAATTATAAGATTTAGGGCAGACAATCCTGGAGTTTGGTTCTTTCATTGCCATATAGACATACACAATACAGGTGGTATGGGTATGATGATCAACGAATCTCCGAGATACCATCAGGAAGTTCCTGATAACTTCCCAAGATGTAAGAGCTATTTAGTGAAAGACGCAACtg